In Sandaracinaceae bacterium, the DNA window GCCATGCTGGCGGTCATCGTGCTGCTCGGACGCTCGCTCTTGTTCTTGCTCCGCCTCACGCCAACGAGCGCAGGGTTGCTCACCCGGGGCGGACGCCTCGTCTCGCGCGCTCATTTGCTCGTCGTGATGACGGTGCTCCTCACGGTGGCGTTCTCTTTCTGCTTCATCGGCCTCCCGGTGCAGCCCCCGTTGGGCCTGCACCGCCTCGCCGCAGGCGGCCTCGTGCTCGCGGCGGGCGCCGTGGTCCTCGTTCTGCTCCGCGTCATGACGAAGCGCCCGTGGTTCGAGCGCGCCGCATGGCTCGTGCTCGTGGCAGTGGCTCTCTTCATCGCGGCCAGTCCGTTCTACGAGTTCTCGCGGCTGTGGCCCACGTTCACTCCGTCGCTCGGCCCGAAGGCCATGATGTCGGCCATGCACTCGGGCGGGCTCGTGATGCTCGGTGTGGTCAGCATCGTCTCGTTCCGCTTCGCGCTCCCGCGGGTGGCCGTTACGCTCGGCGCTCCATCGTCGAGGGCGGCCCTGGCCTTCGTGGCGCTCGCGGTCCTCTGTGTGCTCGGCCTGCGCCCGCTCCTCGCGTTCGCGACCTACAACGACCGCATCCTGCTCCACGAGCGGACCCGCCTGGTCTACCGCGCGCTCGAGCTGTCCGCGCGCCCGTCCGCCCGCATCCCCGTGATCCGGGCTCGAGCGGGGGCCGAGCGAGAGGCCCAATCGTCGGCGCCACGCGTGCGCGGCGTGGTCATGCTCATGGTCGATGCGCTGCGGGCGGACATGCTCGACCGCAGCATGGGCGGCACCCGCCTCACGCCGGAGCTCGCCGCGCTCGAGGCCCGCGGAACGCACTTCGACCGGGCCTACGCCACGGTGCCGGCCACACACGAGTCCGTGTTCGCCATGCTCACCGGGCGACGCGATGGCTTCGAGGACCCCGAGCGCGCCATGCGTGACTCGGTCGGCGCCATCTTGCGGGCTCGCGGGGTGCTCACCGTCGGCATCTACGGACACGAAGCGCTCGAAGACGCGCTGGCACCCATGAACCGCCACGTGTTCTTCGGCAGCGGCCCCACCAACAAGCAGCGCCTCACGGCTGACCTGTCGCTACAAGCCGTGGAGCAGGAGCTGGACGGCGTGGGGGACTCGCCGTTCTTCGTGTTTGCTCACTTCTATGACGTCCACGCGCACTACCTGGACAACCCGGACTTCGACTTCGGGGACGAAGTGATCGAGCGATACGCCGCCGAGGTGGCCTACGTCGACGCGCGGCTCGGGCGCGTCTTCGACGCCATCGAGCGTCGAGGGCTGAGCGACGAAACCGCCATCATCGTGGTCAGCGACCACGGTGAAGAGCTGTGGGACCACGGCTACCGTTGGCACCGCAAGCGCGTCTACGAAGAGTCGGCGCACGTGGTGTTCGACGTGCGCGTCCCCTTCGGCCCGCCGCAGATCGTGGCCGAGCCCGTGAGTCTGCTCGACCTGGCGCCCACCGTGCTCGAGCTGTTCGGCGCGGAGCTTCCCGCGGGGCTCGACGGTCGCTCGCTGGTTCCGGTGCTCGCGGGCGCGCCCATGGACGCCCACCCCGTCGTGGCCGTGGCGGGCGACCTCAGCGCGTTTGCCGTGGTGTCGGGGTCCATGAAGG includes these proteins:
- a CDS encoding sulfatase, producing the protein MTDSPAVHAGRTSHLAADAPIAFLWGAVLGVTDVLVAARDGVWSAANVARAALVGALALGAMLAVIVLLGRSLLFLLRLTPTSAGLLTRGGRLVSRAHLLVVMTVLLTVAFSFCFIGLPVQPPLGLHRLAAGGLVLAAGAVVLVLLRVMTKRPWFERAAWLVLVAVALFIAASPFYEFSRLWPTFTPSLGPKAMMSAMHSGGLVMLGVVSIVSFRFALPRVAVTLGAPSSRAALAFVALAVLCVLGLRPLLAFATYNDRILLHERTRLVYRALELSARPSARIPVIRARAGAEREAQSSAPRVRGVVMLMVDALRADMLDRSMGGTRLTPELAALEARGTHFDRAYATVPATHESVFAMLTGRRDGFEDPERAMRDSVGAILRARGVLTVGIYGHEALEDALAPMNRHVFFGSGPTNKQRLTADLSLQAVEQELDGVGDSPFFVFAHFYDVHAHYLDNPDFDFGDEVIERYAAEVAYVDARLGRVFDAIERRGLSDETAIIVVSDHGEELWDHGYRWHRKRVYEESAHVVFDVRVPFGPPQIVAEPVSLLDLAPTVLELFGAELPAGLDGRSLVPVLAGAPMDAHPVVAVAGDLSAFAVVSGSMKAVLHPYTGAIELFDLARDPQELENLADAREAEAVRILDSALDWR